In Ostrinia nubilalis chromosome 12, ilOstNubi1.1, whole genome shotgun sequence, one DNA window encodes the following:
- the LOC135076707 gene encoding peroxidase-like, whose protein sequence is MKYLFVVLIFTFILHVNGGEVFDRVSGKIVPEADCARQCSIEVKPCTPHEGSRIDGTCNNYKHPTRGSAKGPYLRLLKPEYGHMGGLRETKHGEPLPSARKVRTALQSNGRVVDKTFNLAAAAFLEFINVDISLVTGPLDYLRERTYCCYPEGANDPRCDPIPIPDDDPYLRVTGLHCMNYSRIETFQDNGCIPKDTLPEQVNNQTPLLDLSTFYGVDEEALKAIRMFEHGLLREEKRGGRHVPLNETEDVCFQNRGPDPVCYKFGYPEAGNIDLPTTIITIYFYREHNRIARELGKLNPCWKDDRLFKVARQINIATASNIFLYELLPVLMGYKHLLHSGLISKNVEYVNAYDESLVPLVFAEYELARRYFQTMWDGRIKKYDEKYHYTGQYSFSDTFFRQELIEEKSNFEEMNRGLFYQKAASIDDIQDPNLADKYYGELLKAHDRPAVDIQRGRDLGLPGYISYRHICGLSPAKKFHDLLDVMSPER, encoded by the exons ATGAAGTATTTGTTCGTGGTTTTGATATTTACGTTCATTTTACATGTCAATGGCGGGGAAGTTTTTGATAGAGTCAGTGGAAAAATAGTTCCTGAAGCTGATTGTGCAAG ACAATGTTCAATCGAGGTGAAACCATGCACTCCTCATGAGGGTAGTCGGATCGATGGCACGTGCAACAACTACAAGCACCCAACTAGAGGGTCTGCTAAAGGACCATACTTGAGGCTACTCAAGCCGGAATATGGACATA TGGGGGGTCTTCGGGAAACCAAGCATGGAGAGCCTTTACCCTCAGCTCGGAAGGTCAGAACAGCCTTGCAGTCCAACGGCCGAGTTGTGGATAAAACCTTCAACTTGGCAGCTGCTGCCTTCTTGGAGTTCATCAACGTGGACATCAGTTTAGTCACTGGCCCGT TGGACTACCTCCGCGAAAGAACCTACTGCTGTTACCCAGAAGGCGCCAATGACCCTCGATGTGACCCCATACCCATTCCCGACGATGACCCCTACCTCCGAGTCACAGGTTTACACTGCATGAACTACTCCAGGATCGAAACCTTCCAAGACAATGGCTGTATACCTAAAGATACGCTACCAGAGCAA GTAAACAATCAAACGCCTTTGCTAGATCTGTCAACATTTTACGGAGTAGACGAGGAAGCCCTTAAGGCCATCCGGATGTTTGAACATGGATTACTAAGAGAGGAAAAGAGAGGAGGCCGCCACGTGCCGTTAAATGAGACGGAAGATGTCTGCTTTCAGAACAGAGGGCCTGACCCTGTTTGTTATAAGTTTG GTTACCCAGAAGCTGGCAACATAGATCTGCCCACAACAATCATAACCATTTACTTCTACCGGGAGCACAACAGGATCGCACGGGAGTTGGGCAAACTGAACCCGTGCTGGAAAGACGACAGGCTGTTCAAAGTGGCGCGCCAGATCAATATTGCGACTGCATCGAACATATTCTTGTATGAGCTCTTACCTGTGCTGATGG GGTACAAACATTTGTTGCACAGCGGCCTTATATCCAAAAACGTGGAGTACGTAAATGCATACGACGAGAGCTTGGTGCCCCTTGTGTTCGCGGAGTATGAACTAGCAAGACGATATTTCCAAACTATGTGGGATGGACGGATCAA GAAGTATGACGAGAAATACCACTACACCGGACAGTATTCGTTCAGCGACACTTTCTTCAGACAAGAGCTCATTGAAGAAAAATCCAACTTTGAAGAGATGAACCGTGGGCTGTTCTACCAAAAAGCAGCCAGTATCGACGATATACAGGACCCTAAT CTTGCTGATAAGTACTATGGAGAACTGCTCAAAGCTCATGATCGACCTGCAGTAGATATACAGAGAGGAAGAGACCTTGGTCTGCCGGGCTACATCAGCTACAGACATATATGCGGTCTAAGCCCAGCTAAGAAGTTCCACGATCTTTTGGATGTGATGAGTCCTGAG CGGTAG